The stretch of DNA GACGAGGTGGTGGGCGCGATGGCCTCGGTGGGCCGCCTGATGCCCGCCGAACTGCGCGAGACGGCTGAAGGCGGCCTCGCCCAGACGCCGACCGGCCTCGCCGTGACCGCCCGCATGGAGGGCCGTGGGGAAGAGGGCGGCATGATCGAGTTGCCGATGGCGTAGAGGCGGTAGGCCGTCCTCCCCTCGCTCTACGCCACCACCGTCAGCCCCAGCGCGGCCCGCAACTCCCCGTGGTCGTTCAGCACGCGCACCGCTCCGGCCTCCCGCAGCGCCGCCGCACTGTCGGGGTGAACGTGCCCGCCCGCGAGGAGGCCCCACACGGTCGCCCCGGCGCTCACCCCCGCCAGCACGCCCGTCACGTTGTCCTCCACGACGAGGCAGCGGGCGGGGGAGACCCCCAACCGATTGGCGGCGTGGGCGTATAAGTCCGGCAGCGGCTTGCCCCGGCCGCCCACATGGGCTGGGTCGTAGGCGTGTTCGCCCACCAGCAGGGCCAGCCCCGCTGCCTCCAGCTTGAGGTGCAGCCGGGCGCGGAGACTGTTGCTCGCCACCGCGAAGGG from Deinococcus sp. HSC-46F16 encodes:
- a CDS encoding HAD-IA family hydrolase, which encodes MILQPFQAILFDLDGVLVDSEELANGVWVELLAEHGLTLDRARFMSRAVGSTHAALFDWLRAEYGWERPEGFLPDLDARLARAFHATPAIEGAADTLRVLRQSGLPFAVASNSLRARLHLKLEAAGLALLVGEHAYDPAHVGGRGKPLPDLYAHAANRLGVSPARCLVVEDNVTGVLAGVSAGATVWGLLAGGHVHPDSAAALREAGAVRVLNDHGELRAALGLTVVA